Proteins from a single region of Nitrospinota bacterium:
- a CDS encoding tetratricopeptide repeat protein yields the protein MPDYKVIITAQDEQEFLLFKGFLGNIPFKEHLDDFNLVISRETTAAATLKMIMSGHSSYVFYDLVIIAHNLDGIQFANRLAESAWEGMPQVMVYGGNATKDSKRMLEEGSAVFLESPFTNERFREGMEAIMQRLFSDEEKERKELLERLGEDINAPDFLTKLENIYLNSIRKLGHYKSHAPWSPAAYEGLGKANTGCNRFDEALQNYKKAVALDPSRVDSHKGLVSCYKRMGKALEEASEIQDLLRYYPTSSELLLRIGEAHLREGEYLEAEEYFKKAIAFHQAEDGVRLKAKSHSSLGRAYILHGDSRKDEKKYREAERESNTAKVLDPLLVSAYNNLLIVYKKLGRYKEAEILFREAVKIMPDDADGWFELFQIYLSDGEKNKAAYSLEKAVQHDPENQVIPCLAGITYMRQNMFEEAVEAFSKAVEMNSSDVRLYNYLGICYRRMKRYPLAVDSYKKALAIDPEDPVIYYNLGKAHLQADEKEQAEKAFTSALKLKPDFEEAKEALGLLTGGGRNG from the coding sequence ATGCCTGATTACAAAGTGATAATCACCGCGCAGGATGAACAGGAATTCCTTTTATTCAAGGGTTTTCTTGGGAACATCCCGTTTAAAGAACATCTTGATGATTTCAATCTGGTCATATCCCGGGAAACAACCGCGGCGGCCACTCTCAAAATGATCATGTCGGGCCATTCAAGCTATGTCTTTTACGACTTGGTGATCATCGCCCATAACTTGGATGGAATCCAGTTTGCCAACAGACTTGCCGAGTCGGCCTGGGAGGGAATGCCGCAAGTGATGGTGTATGGCGGCAACGCGACAAAAGACTCCAAACGGATGCTGGAAGAAGGCTCTGCGGTATTTCTTGAATCCCCTTTCACGAATGAACGGTTCAGGGAGGGGATGGAAGCGATCATGCAAAGACTTTTCTCGGATGAAGAAAAAGAACGGAAAGAACTGCTTGAGCGCCTCGGGGAAGACATCAATGCGCCGGACTTTTTGACCAAGCTTGAAAACATCTATCTGAATTCCATCCGCAAGCTCGGGCATTACAAGAGCCATGCCCCGTGGAGTCCCGCCGCATACGAAGGGCTGGGAAAAGCGAATACCGGCTGCAACAGGTTTGACGAGGCGCTGCAAAACTATAAAAAGGCCGTGGCACTTGATCCTTCGCGCGTTGATTCGCATAAAGGGCTGGTTTCCTGTTACAAGCGGATGGGGAAAGCTTTGGAAGAAGCATCTGAAATTCAAGACCTGCTTCGTTATTACCCCACCTCTTCCGAACTGTTGTTGAGAATAGGGGAAGCCCATTTGCGGGAAGGGGAATATCTCGAGGCGGAGGAATATTTCAAGAAAGCCATCGCTTTCCACCAGGCGGAAGACGGTGTGCGGCTTAAGGCAAAGTCCCACTCCTCCCTCGGCAGGGCGTATATTCTCCACGGAGACAGCCGGAAGGACGAAAAAAAGTACCGCGAAGCGGAGCGCGAGTCCAATACCGCCAAAGTACTGGATCCGCTCCTTGTTTCCGCGTACAACAACCTGCTGATCGTCTACAAAAAGCTGGGAAGATACAAAGAGGCGGAAATCCTTTTCCGGGAGGCCGTCAAAATAATGCCCGACGATGCGGATGGGTGGTTCGAGCTTTTCCAGATATACCTTTCCGATGGCGAAAAGAACAAGGCGGCCTACTCGCTGGAAAAAGCGGTGCAGCACGACCCTGAAAACCAGGTCATCCCCTGCCTGGCCGGAATCACCTATATGCGCCAGAACATGTTCGAGGAGGCGGTGGAGGCCTTTTCAAAGGCGGTCGAAATGAATTCCTCCGATGTCCGTCTTTATAACTATCTGGGAATCTGTTACCGCCGGATGAAGCGTTATCCCCTAGCGGTGGATAGTTACAAAAAAGCGCTGGCTATCGACCCCGAAGACCCGGTCATTTACTACAACTTGGGCAAGGCCCATCTTCAGGCCGACGAAAAGGAGCAGGCGGAGAAGGCATTCACCAGCGCGTTAAAGCTGAAGCCGGACTTTGAGGAGGCCAAAGAGGCCTTAGGGCTGTTGACGGGCGGTGGAAGAAACGGCTAG
- a CDS encoding PAS domain S-box protein, with protein sequence MLDAALLSIILFPLIYLLVYRPSILQIRELDEKESRLKELNESLEAKVGARTREMEELNAEMKAILDYSSDAILRIDGSGLIQSANRRAVEMLRCRISALMGMAISDIFPIDAQRLMVDGFVASLGSWSDTFVESRLEMEAKRGDGTLFPVELGVSGCVIKGDTSSIMVVRDITERKHAESVIRERQMRLQAVIDNSAAAIFLKDRDGTYIMANNRFAEIAGKSKEQVIGKKDWELFPEYHARLF encoded by the coding sequence GTGCTGGATGCCGCGCTTCTCAGCATCATCCTTTTCCCATTGATCTATCTGCTGGTGTACCGGCCCTCCATTCTTCAAATACGCGAGTTAGATGAAAAGGAATCAAGGCTAAAGGAACTCAACGAATCGCTCGAAGCAAAGGTCGGCGCCCGTACGCGGGAGATGGAGGAATTGAATGCGGAGATGAAGGCCATCCTCGATTATTCCTCCGACGCCATTTTGCGGATTGACGGATCGGGACTGATCCAGAGCGCGAACAGGAGAGCCGTCGAAATGTTGCGCTGCCGGATAAGCGCCCTCATGGGTATGGCCATTTCGGATATCTTCCCCATAGACGCCCAACGGCTGATGGTGGACGGCTTTGTCGCTTCGCTGGGAAGCTGGAGCGATACTTTCGTGGAAAGCAGGCTGGAGATGGAGGCCAAAAGGGGGGACGGGACTCTCTTTCCCGTGGAACTGGGAGTCTCGGGCTGCGTAATAAAAGGGGATACTTCTTCCATTATGGTCGTACGCGACATAACGGAACGTAAACACGCCGAATCAGTGATAAGGGAGCGGCAGATGCGCCTCCAGGCGGTGATAGACAACTCGGCGGCGGCGATATTCCTGAAGGATCGTGACGGGACGTATATCATGGCCAACAATCGTTTTGCCGAGATAGCCGGAAAGAGCAAAGAACAGGTCATCGGCAAGAAGGATTGGGAACTCTTTCCCGAATATCACGCCCGCCTCTTCTAA